The following proteins are encoded in a genomic region of Necator americanus strain Aroian chromosome II, whole genome shotgun sequence:
- a CDS encoding hypothetical protein (NECATOR_CHRII.G7186.T2): MNRVWLSTAAGVASAQSRTVPKFQPLVSKMASALEGQIALVTGASRGIGRGIALQLGQSGATVYITGRKPEKSLQSRYSNLPTLEKTAEEIRQRGGNAVPVYCDHTDHNDIAKLFERINTENGGTLNILVNAAFSGGKDMADSGSIPFFQADPLLWDSINNVGLRNNYICCAHAAKIMTKKKSGLIVNISSAGALQYTFNVPYGVGKAALDRMSADMAVELNPFGVAILSLWPGMVRTEFSGILRNEGKLEKMVQQSKEALDKAFEHSESTEFVGKSVVALASDKKILKKSGKVFMTYDLAREYGFKDENGELPMDIRCVATALEFFGFNRTASIMPSFLRIPLWGMHFASYKFPIKLW, from the exons ATGAATCGTGTGTGGCTCTCCACTGCTGCGGGCGTCGCTTCCGCACAGAGTCGTACAGTCCCGAAG TTCCAACCGCTGGTGTCGAAAATGGCTTCGGCTTTGGAAGGACAAATTGCACTTGTAACGGGAGCAAGCAGAGGCATAG GAAGAGGCATAGCACTACAGTTGGGACAATCTGGTGCAACAGTTTATATCACAGGAAGAAAGCCTGAAAAAAGTTTGCAGAGTAGATACAGTAATTTACCCACTTTGGAGAAAACAGCCGAAG AAATTCGTCAAAGAGGTGGGAATGCGGTGCCAGTCTACTGCGATCACACTGACCACAATGATATTGCCAAGCTTTTTGAGCGAATCAATACGGAAAACGGAGGAACACTAAATATTCTAGTAAACGCTGCATTTTCCGGCGGAAAG GATATGGCTGATTCTGGttcaattccattttttcaagCGGACCCTTTACTGTGGGATTCGATCAACAATGTTGGTTTACGGAATAACTATATTTGCTGTGCGCACGCTGCCAAAATaatgacgaagaagaa ATCCGGTCTAATCGTAAACATTTCCTCCGCTGGTGCTCTACAGTACACCTTTAACGTTCCATACGGTGTCGGTAAAGCTGCG CTTGATCGTATGTCGGCCGATATGGCAGTGGAGCTGAATCCTTTCGGAGTTGCAATTCTTTCGCTCTGGCCAGGCATGGTGCGAACGGAATTCTCCGGAATACTAAGGAATGAGGgcaaattggaaaaaatggtTCAACAATCGAAG GAAGCTCTAGACAAAGCATTCGAACACAGTGAGTCAACAGAGTTCGTTGGTAAATCCGTCGTTGCGCTGGCATCCGATAAGAAGATCctcaaaaaatctggaaaagtgTTCATGACCTATGATCTTGCACGGGAGTATGGCTTCAAGGACGAAAACG GAGAGTTGCCAATGGACATCCGTTGCGTCGCAACTGCTCTCGAGTTCTTTGGATTCAATCGAACTGCCTCCATTATGCCGTCTTTCCTCAGAATACCCCTTTGGGGTATGCACTTCGCTTCGTACAAATTTCCGATCAAACtatggtga